The sequence CGACGTGGCTCGGGCCTTTGAAGTCAACTTCAATGTGTTGTGCCGCTGGCGGAAAGAGTTCCGCCAAGGGCCGGACAATGCCTTTACAGGCTTGTAGAAGCGGCGCAGGGAAGAGATCCGGGTGACCGCAACTAG comes from Acidobacteriota bacterium and encodes:
- a CDS encoding transposase; the encoded protein is MGLSRRQFTKEFKLATAQRLEMGASAADVARAFEVNFNVLCRWRKEFRQGPDNAFTGL